Part of the Pseudobdellovibrionaceae bacterium genome is shown below.
TTTAAGGGCCGCATTTGCCGTATTTTCTACCACATTCACATGTCCCATTTTTCGCCCTGGGCGATTTTGAGTTTTACCGTACCAGTGGACAAAGCCGTTGTTCAGCCCATGCCACACCGGTGCCTTTTCGGATGTCCCTAAAAGGTTGACCATGGCAAATCCACCGGTTTTTGGTTTTGGCGACTTCAAAGTCGCATTTAAGATGCCTTTTAGGTGGGCCGTAAATTGATCTTCATCCAAAGCGTCTTGAGAATAATGAGCGGAGTTGTGAACACGCGGAGCTAGCTCATTCACCAAAAGGCGAGAACCTGTATCAAACAACTCAATGGTTAGGACACCTTGATAGTTGAGGCCATGAAGCATCTTTTTCGCTGGCCCCAAAAGGGTTTTCAACCTTGAATTCTTCACCGGTCCCTTCACCCAAAAACATCGGGCGTTCACCTGCAGGCTTTCAACCAGAGGAAACACACTGACTTCTCCAGATTTATTTCGAGCTAAAGAAATCGCCAATTCTCGTTTAAAGGGCACAAAAGCCTCGGCCACGTATCCATAGGGGCATTTATCAATGGCTGCAGAGTATATCTGAATGTCTTCGGGTCTTTTAATAATGATGGTCCCATAACCGTCATATCCAAAACGCCTCTGCTT
Proteins encoded:
- a CDS encoding 5-(carboxyamino)imidazole ribonucleotide synthase yields the protein MKKHFTSIKVGILGGGQLARMMILSGHKLGVEMHVLSKDPTDPAAQVTRHWHKGDPNDSKSLTEFFKHVDNVTFESEFLDADKVSDASRNTSTPVQPLPKIMGALQDRHTQKLTLVKYGLPTSSFTVVSSSEEAAQAWPQFTTGMVLKQRRFGYDGYGTIIIKRPEDIQIYSAAIDKCPYGYVAEAFVPFKRELAISLARNKSGEVSVFPLVESLQVNARCFWVKGPVKNSRLKTLLGPAKKMLHGLNYQGVLTIELFDTGSRLLVNELAPRVHNSAHYSQDALDEDQFTAHLKGILNATLKSPKPKTGGFAMVNLLGTSEKAPVWHGLNNGFVHWYGKTQNRPGRKMGHVNVVENTANAALKKALKLAKEFKL